The stretch of DNA ACCTCCAGGGAGTTGAAACAGTTCTACCTTCTTTGATTGCCTGTGGTGTCAGTAATCAGCAATGTTTGCAAAACAGTGTTGATATACAATGAATAAATTCCTGCTGTTGTGGTGTGTATGGAATTTTGCATCTTCTGTATAAATACTCTACTGAAAAtatctgtcacgcccttgtcctgtcaggtctgttttccccgccatgtgctctctcagcacatggctctgtttggtattgtccttgtctctgcctttgttccgcctccttgttcatactcctcgttatctgtttcaagtgtgtctcgtttgtatgatgtatttaaatttccttgtgtcatttccttgtatcggtcattgttttgtttcgtTCCTATCTCTAGTCATGTTCTTGTCCTAATTCCTAGTCGTGTTGTTTCTCGTTTTGGTTCCTCGTATTGTTTCATCTCTCAGCTGTCACATTTCCTGTTCTAGTCTGCCTCATCTGTTCCtcgcttcgtgtttgccctcaagtctgtttgtgtttgttttgttattttgtttaaatacacgtgtgttgtagcgtgtgcgtccgcctccgtcagtccgactCAGCGTTCTTGACAATATCAAACCAAACATCGTATTACTTTTTACATGTTTTAGATTGTACCAGGATGTACAGTGCTGCAGCTACTGGATAGCCTTTACTTTTTCTGCCAATTGCTCTTGAACTGGAACTGGTTTTGCTCCTGAAGCTTGAATGGGTTCTGGGGCTGAAGGTGATACTAGTGCTATATCAATGTTGATCTGGAGCATGTGCTGTAGTTGATACTGGTGCTGTAGCTAGTTTTGAAGCGGGAATTTATTTGATACTAGTGCTGTAGCTAGTTTTGAAGCAGCTCCTGTAGTTGATATTGGTGCTGTAGCATGTTCTGGAGTGGGTACTGTAGTTGATATTGGTGCTGTAGCGTGTTCTGGAGCAGGTACTGTAGTCGATACGGTGCTGTAGCTAGTTCTGGAGATGGTACTGTAGTTGATATTGGCGCTGTAGCGTGTTCTGAAGCATGTACTGTAGTCGATACTGGTGCTGTAGCTAGTTCTGGAGATGGCACTGAAGTTGATATGGGTGTTGTAGCTAGTTCTGGAGCAGGTATTGTAGTTGATATTGGTGCTATAGCTAGTTCTGGAGCAGGTACTGTAGTTGATACTGGTGCTGTAGCTAGTTCTGGAGCAGGTACTGTAGTTGATACTAGTGCTGTAGCTAGTTCTGGAGATGGCACTAAAGTCGATATGGGTGCTGTAGCTATTTCTGGAGCAGGTACTGTAGTTGATACTGGTGCTGTAGCTAGTTCTGGAGCGGGTACTGTAGTTGATACTGGTGCTGTAGCTAGTTCTGGAGATGGTACTGTAGTTGATACTGGTAATGTAGCGTGTTCTGGAGAGGGTACTGTAGTTGATACTGGTGCTGTAGCTAGTTCTGGAGATGGCACTGAAGTTGATATGGGTGTTGTAGCTAGTTCTGGAGCAGGTACTGTAGTTGATACTGTTGCTGTAGCTAGTTCTGGAGATGGTACTGTAGTTGATACTGGTAATGTAGCGTGTTCTGGAGCGGGTACTGTAGTTGATACTGGTGCTGTAGCTAGTTCTGGAGATGGTACTGTAGTTGATACTGGTAATGTAGCGTGTTCTGGAGCGGGTACTGTAGTTGATACTGGTGCTGTAGCTAGTTCTGGAGATGGTACTGTAGTTGATACTGGTAATGTAGCGTGTTCTGGAGCAGGTACTGTAGTTGATACTAGTGCTGTAGCTAGTTCTGGCGAGTGTTCTTTAATTGATACTGGTGCTGTAGCTAGTTCTTGAGATGGTACTGAAGTTGATACTGCTGCTGGAGCTTGAACTGTAGTTGAAGCCTGATAAGGTTTCGGAGCTGTTTCTGTAACTGATTCCTCCACCATAGCTGTCTTTTTAGATGTTCCTTTTCATAgggaataataaatatattgtgaaAATGCAATGCTGCTTGTAAGTTCCACATGAAAGGACATGTTGAGATGATCAGTATAGACAGAAAACTTGTGTTTTTACCTTTCAAGTACTTTCTGTGGAAGCGGTGGCATAACACCAGTCCAAAGAACAGTATGAATCCAATGCAGCCTGTGATCATACCACACAGGAGGAAACTGTAGCTGCCTGAGGTCTGCATTATCTGCAAACAATTTTTTATCCAGTAATAAATAAACTCCCACAAATTTATACATTAAAGATAACAAATGTCCTCACTCTTACCGATCCAACAAGCACCTGCAGGACCATTTCACCCATTCCAGCAGAGGTCACCAAAACTGTGGTGGCACATCCTGAAAAGAGCACACTGATgagttttatatatttgtacttggtgacatactgataacacaatACTACTATTTCAatacttttaatttttaaacaaactaaaataaaattgtttgtGTAACTTGCTTATATCTGTAGAATTTTGTTTTGATAGTCGTTAATTaagctttaaaacatttaatatttctgtGTGCAGTTCAATACAAATGGGATGTTTAAATCATATGGTTTTTCGATGTTGTAATACCCTCAAAAAGTgggacatttaaaaaatgttaatctattaaaataaaataaaataaatcattcattcattatctgtaaacgtttatccagttcagggtcacggtgggtccagagcctaccttgaatttttgggcgcaaggcgggaatacaccctggagggtgtgccagtccttcacagggcgtcacccacacacacaaattcacacacacactcacacctacggacacttttgagttgccaatccacctaccaacgtttttggaccatgggagaaaacccacacagacacggggagaacaaaccaaactcctcacagacagtcacccggagcaggactcaaacccacaacctccaggtccctggagctgtttgactgcgacactacctgctgcaccactgtgccacccttaaataataaaactatttagcatttaaattattttaaattttattaaataaaaaaaatttattaaataaaataattattttaaatgatttcatatatttatgtgtttattcattcattcattcattgtctgtaaccacatatccagttcagggtcgccatGTGCCCCAGAACCtgtgcaacactacctgttacaCCACCATGCATGCCCATTTATATGTTTAGCACAACATTATTTAGTAATAGAAATTACAAGAAATGGAACTAGAAATAATCcggaaaaatagaaaaacaaatggatgtgtgtgtggatgtatacCTTGATAGTCCAGAATGTCCTCAGTATATGCAAGCATACATGGGAAAATACTACTGAGAaacaaacccagtaaacatgTTCCTACAAACAAGAACATGCTACTGGTGTAGAGaatgaggagcaggagtacaGTGATAATTACGCCAACCTGAAGAAcaaagccagagagagagagtgttttatTACCACAGTGACTGTGTTGGTACTAATGGAGAGGACCAAACAGAGACAACAGAGACCATTACCAGGCTGATCATGAGTAAATAAACAGGCCTGAGACGATAGGCCAGTGGGATGGACAATAGCCTTCCTCCTGTGATGGCAGCCCAGAAGATGCAGGGCAGGTAGCCGGCTGTTTTGGGATGGAGTGACATTGGAGGTGACACAGCGTAGGTGTATGCGAAACCAGCATAGGCCCCCTACAAgagtttcagtgtgtgttacaAATTAATCACAGATCTTCTCAGAAAGTCACAGTTTCTCAAATCAAAAATTCTAATCATTGATTCCAGTGTAACTTCTCAGTGAATGTGCAATGATTTCTTGGCTGTTTACAGGACAGTACATGGATGTTTAAAATTAATCTTGTGTCTCTCACACTAAGATCCAGTTTGATGGACACATTCACTGATACACATTTTTACCATATGGTAtcttatatgtatttttttatgagTTAAATATCACTGTCTGCCCGTCtagttttgttttatgttttaggTCCTTGACTAACCCTAGGTCTGCTCCGCTTGCCTATTGTTTTGTTAAGTCTATTGTTAAGTCTATAGTTCCACTGAGATATTATCTTTTTATTGAAATTCATGAATGCACTTtaaaatttgttgttttttagtaAAGCCTATGGTGTGCTTAAGTATTTGTATTAGTgttgggcgatatgagcacaaatcaatatcacgattaatgtacattttaccacaattatggttaatgaacgattattttattttttgtatttttgaccctcttagttcagtgatgaggcttgggttattttttctaatgtcgctgggagctcgttcctctcttgttttttgagcactgtttatatttggtgtgtgattgagcTTTGGTCgcttttttctcagtgtttacatttgactccTTTTTGTTCAGCGTCGTCTGAATACAGTCAGCACAACACATCCAAtgctctgtttttctttggtagaAGTTGCTCGAGTCGCTTGGTCATCCTCAGTGTTTAgtttgcttccatgtggcagaatcatgtgactacagcttggtagagtggttttaaagggacaatgtgaacacagtggggacataatagaataaaaatgatcaatataattgatatagatAGGATTAAGTCGATttgaagttctgaatgtcgatttcgattaattgcccagccctggtttttaaaaatatatacttgATTAAGTTTTAAACTAATTGGTATAATATTCATACAATCTACTGCTGGGAAAACCAGTAAACTCACCACAATTCCATCAGTCATGAAGAGGACAATTCCACCCAGAATATGGACTCCAAAGAATGAGGCAGGAAGTTCACGAAGGTTAGCATTCATACAACAGCTGAAGACATCCCCATGGCCTAGAGCAAATAAAGATAAATTAGGTTTAAAGTAAAACACCAAAGGCTCAGGATTTGAAGaatgttttctgttctttctctaTACCTTTGGAATCATGTTCTGGAAACCCTGCCCTCTCTTGGGTTTGAGTCTCCATGGCAAACTCATCTTTGTCCAGCAAACGTGGAAAGCCATTTGGGCAAAATGGGATCAGCTTCTCACGGTACatcaacacaaacactgcaatAGGCACTGGGAGCTAAGACAGGAGAGACAGGGTACATGAACTAATCCTACAACAAAAGCAGCAAGTGGAAAATTGCTTGAGATAATAGTCAAGAAAGTAAAACCATTATGTTACAATCTAAGAGAAGCATACAAACACTAAGGAGGTACTTAGTGTCCTGATTTGTGCATTTTCCATTTGAGAAAAGCCACAGGTGGTCCTCCTTTTTATTTCAtatctgtccaaagaaaaacatgtctcTTCATTTTTactggatttttagtttactatacAATGTAttggacggcacggtggcgcagcaggtagtctcacagtcacacagctccagggacctggaggttgtgggttcaagtcccactcttgttcactctctgtgaggagtttgctggatttcctctgggggcTTGGGTGGAAAGAAtgaggtggactggcaactcaaaagtgtccgtaggtgtgactgactgtgtgtgtgttgcccggtgaaggactg from Hoplias malabaricus isolate fHopMal1 chromosome 5, fHopMal1.hap1, whole genome shotgun sequence encodes:
- the mfsd4ab gene encoding major facilitator superfamily domain-containing protein 4B — its product is MFIEDRLATLFKQNIQHTLTYWSVFFSFGLCIAFLGPTVLDLKCQTNSTLQEITWVFFSQQFCLLIGSSIGGSFKKTLFSALAALLLSSLLISLVFAIIPFCYNVLLLSVAMAVSGLAMGIIDTIANIQLVALYQKDSAIFLQALHFFIGLGALVSPLIADPFLSEYCPGINSTEDSAGLIHHFRHSLAAGFRSPTPLNYSQHPEPITEQSTVSYAFWIMAIINLPVPIAVFVLMYREKLIPFCPNGFPRLLDKDEFAMETQTQERAGFPEHDSKGHGDVFSCCMNANLRELPASFFGVHILGGIVLFMTDGIVGAYAGFAYTYAVSPPMSLHPKTAGYLPCIFWAAITGGRLLSIPLAYRLRPVYLLMISLVGVIITVLLLLILYTSSMFLFVGTCLLGLFLSSIFPCMLAYTEDILDYQGCATTVLVTSAGMGEMVLQVLVGSIMQTSGSYSFLLCGMITGCIGFILFFGLVLCHRFHRKYLKGTSKKTAMVEESVTETAPKPYQASTTVQAPAAVSTSVPSQELATAPVSIKEHSPELATALVSTTVPAPEHATLPVSTTVPSPELATAPVSTTVPAPEHATLPVSTTVPSPELATAPVSTTVPAPEHATLPVSTTVPSPELATATVSTTVPAPELATTPISTSVPSPELATAPVSTTVPSPEHATLPVSTTVPSPELATAPVSTTVPAPELATAPVSTTVPAPEIATAPISTLVPSPELATALVSTTVPAPELATAPVSTTVPAPELAIAPISTTIPAPELATTPISTSVPSPELATAPVSTTVHASEHATAPISTTVPSPELATAPYRLQYLLQNTLQHQYQLQYPLQNMLQHQYQLQELLQN